A stretch of DNA from Rhizobacter sp.:
GCTCGGGCTTCCAGAAGTGGAAAGACGTGGCGAGCTTCTTCTGCAGTGCGACGCGCACGTTCTCGAGCACCGTCATGTGCGGAAACACCGCCGAGATCTGGAACGAGCGGATCACGCCGCGCTCGGCGATGCGCGCCGGTGTGTCGTGCGTGATCTCTTCGCCGTTGAAGACGATGCGGCCCGAGGTCGGTGTCAGGAATTTGGTCAGCAGGTTGAAACACGTCGTCTTGCCTGCGCCGTTGGGGCCGATCAATGCGTGGATGTCTCCTCGGCGGACACGCAAGTCCACTTTGTCGACAGCCACGAAGCCCTTGAACTCTTTGGTCAAGCGCTCGGTGTGAAGAATGCAATCCACTGCTGCTCCTTTGCGAGAGGCGGCAGTGTCGTGACTGGCGTTGCGCGCCGCAATGGCGAGCGACTACGCTAGGGTTCACCCGGCCAGACTTGCGCTCGACCGTGCAGTTTTTGGGGAAGAAGCCGTTACTGCTTTTTGCTTAAGTACTCGTGGCATGTGATGTGCATCGGCGCCTCGCTATGCTCGCGCCGACATTCGCCATGAACCCCGCTCTCCACCACCCGCCCGACGTCAACCTCGTGCTGGCCTTCGACATGGCCCCGGTGGGACTGTGCGTGCTCAACAACCGCGTCATCCAGCGCTGCAACGAAGCCCTGGCATCGATGTTCGGCTACGAGACCGCCGATCTGACGGGCCAGTCGATGTGCATGCTCTACCCCTCGCAGAGCGAGTTCATGGGCATCGGCGCGCGTGGCTTCGAAGCGCTGCGCGACTGCGGCCGATATGCCGATGAGCGCATCATGAAACACCGCGATGGCCGGCTCTTCTGGTGCCACGCCTCGGGCCGCACGCTCGACCGCGACGACCCATACGGCTGCACGGTGTGGATGTTCGAAGACATCTCCGCTCGCCGCCCCATCACCACCGCCCTCACCTCCCGTGAGCGCGAGATCGCGCAGCTGCTGATCGAAGGCAAGACGAGCAAGCAGATCGCACGCGTGCTCGAGGTGAGCCCGCGCACGATCGATGCACATCGCGTGAGGCTCTTGAGAAAACTCAAGGTCAACACGGCCACCGAGATGGTGTCGCGCCTGGCCGGGTTGATGTAGCCCGGCCAGCGCCCGTCCATCAAACCGCCATCAGTTCGGAATGGCGATGCTGGTGCCGCTGAAGGTGATGGCGTCACCCGCAGCCGGCGTGGCCGCCATCGGCGGCACGTTCGCCGTGGTCAGGGCCGGTGCTGCGCCCGGCGTGCCGCCACGCACCGTGGTGCGCACCACCTGGCTCGCGGGCAACGCGGTATTGCTGCGCAGCTTGGCCCACATCGCGTTCATGCCCTGGTTGAAGTACACGTGCAGCGGCACGAAGCGCGTGTCGAAGCCCGAGAACGGGATGAACGCGTCGAAGTGCTGCGCATGCTCGACCTCCACGTAGCTCAGCTGGCTGGCACTGCCTTCGACCACGCGGTTGTAGGCCACGTAGGCGCGCAC
This window harbors:
- a CDS encoding PAS domain-containing protein; the encoded protein is MLAPTFAMNPALHHPPDVNLVLAFDMAPVGLCVLNNRVIQRCNEALASMFGYETADLTGQSMCMLYPSQSEFMGIGARGFEALRDCGRYADERIMKHRDGRLFWCHASGRTLDRDDPYGCTVWMFEDISARRPITTALTSREREIAQLLIEGKTSKQIARVLEVSPRTIDAHRVRLLRKLKVNTATEMVSRLAGLM